TGGGATTTTCTGCAGCCTTCCTTCCCCCATTTGGTTTTCATACGCTGCTTGTGATGGGTCTGGGGTATCTGTTCAGGGTTTCTGTTCCCCTGGCCATACTCGGCACATGGATCAACAACCCCTGGACATTTATTCCGGTGTTCCTGCCGTCCTATGTCCTCGAGATCAAGCTCGGAGGGATACTGCTGGAAAAAAAACTGAACTTTCCTTCTCTTTCCGCCCTTTCCCGAATGCCCTACAAAACAGTGATTGCCCAAATCAAACTGGTTCTCTGGCCTTTTATTGTCGGGAGCGTTGTTTTTTCCTGCGCCGTGTTTGTCACGTCCTTTTTTTTGGTTTATGGTTTTTTGAAATACCGGAAAGGATTTTCATCTTTACCACTTTAATCCGCACGGCCCTGTCCCGGGCGTAGCAAACCGGATTGGGTTTTTTACATTCGGGAAATTCCCGGGACATCTTTTTCCCTTCCGAAAAAACAAAAATACGTTTGGCCGGAACACCTGTGGCGAGAAGTACTCTTCGGGCAGCCAATGCCCGCTCCAGCCCCAGTTTATGGTTGAACCTGCTGCTTCCGACCGGATCGGTGTGTCCGTAGAGACGAAGGGCCAGGCGGGGATTTTTCCGCAGAAGCCTGGAGTAGGCGTGAAGGACAGAGAGATTGGCATAGGAAATCTTTTTCGAATTAAAAGAAAAATAGATATCCTTCTGCAAGGGAAGCTTCTTCGCCGGAGCGGAACGGGTCGGCTTCGCGACGGGGCGAGTCGTTTTTGCCACCTGCACAGGCGCAGTTTTCGGTGGGGAGGAATAAATCTGCGGTGACGACTCGACTTTTTGTTGGGGATGAAAGGACCTGGAGTGTCCACTCACAATGATGCCCGGCAACCGGTTCGAATCATCGGGGCCCGGAGCCAGGGATTTTTGTCCGTTTTGGTGTGCACATCCGGAAAGTGTCAGAAAAAAAAGAACGGACAGGAGGGTCCGTCGGGAGAAGAGGGGGTTGAAATTGGCAATGGGCATCAGTCTTCCTTTGAGAATGGGGTTATTGGAAGAGGCCTGTCTCGGGTGATGGAGCGGCGCGCATTGCTCCGGAAACAACACGCCAGGTGCTTTCTTTCAACACATCGCCCCTTTTCCGGGGAACCAGATTCTCGTTTCCGCCGACTGAGAAGGGGAGAAGGAGGTTGAAAAGGGATCCCCCCGGAATCTTTCCCGGGAAGATTCTTTCCAATATCGTTTTCCCCCTCATCAAGGAGCAACAATTGGTGCTTAACGATGCCATAAAATGGCAGTCGACTCAAGTCGGAAAACAGAAATTCTCCCAATAAAAAAGGGGGCGATCGCCCCCTTTTTTACAGACAGGATCCGACAGAATTACATCGTGATCTTCATCAGGTGGGCGATCCGGTTCTTGCTCCAGCACTGTTCGTTGTGATCGGAGCAAAGGTCATACCCCGGAATGGTTCTTTTTCCGTAGGAAACAATCTTGATGCGGTTTTTCTTGATTCCGAGGTTGACCAGATACATCATCGCCGCCTTGGCTCTCTTCTGGCCAAGAACGATGTTGTAGGTATCGGTTCCCCGTTCGTCGGCATGTCCAGCGATCACGACATGAACGGTTGGATTGGCATTCAGAATAGCGGCGTCTTTCTTCAGAATCCGGCGGTCTTCGCTGGTCAGGACGGATTTGTCAAACCCGTAGGTAATATCCCGCGAAAGAGAGGATTCAATGTCCGACTGGGTGGAAGACGCATTCGATGCTTCCGGGGCCGGAGCAGGAGCCGGGGCCGGAGTCGATTCGGTCGTGTTGGACTGGGTGCCGGCACCGGCACCGTTTGTGGAAGCGCAGCCTCCGGTGACGAGAATTCCGGCGAAAAGAATGGACAGGCCCATGAGGGTTTTGTTGAAGCGCATCGATAACTCCTTAAATTGAATGAATGGGTCAATATTTCCGGACTAAGACCGGAAATGTCTCTCTATAAATGATGTCTGTCGTTTCTCCGGAAACACATTGTCTCCGGATTCCGGGGCGTCTTACGGTCGATAGGCCTACCGGATCCAGACGGAAGTGATCGCCAGGGATCCCATGGCTTTTCGATAATGAACAACGACCCGCTGTCCGCGTTTGATCGCGGAAGCCTTGACGCGTTTGTGGCCTTTCATGATGACCGTACGGGATGTCAGGTCTCCGCCAAACACGACCGTTCCCTTTTTCTTGCCAAGACTCCTGGACACGACGAGAGTGGCCGGAGAGGAGGAAAGGTCAGTGGCCACGACTCTGCCTTCAAAGGACGGTCCCTTGTAAGACGCCTTCTTGGCATGTTTTTTCTTGACAGCCGTTTTCTTTTTCATGGCGACCGGTTTCTTCGCCGGAGCAGCAGGTGCTGCCGGGGCGGTCGTCTGGGGAGCCGCTGCCGGAGCAGCGTTATCCGCCATGACGACTTCCGGAGAGACAAGAAGGGCAAGAGATCCCAGAACGGCTAAAAACGAAACAGCCAGACGGGAGAAAGAACGAAAGAGGTTACGGGACATGAGTTCCTCCTGATGAGATGTGTGTCCGCTTGTGTAAGTAAGTGCCCGGGATTGGATGGAGTTGAGATACGTCTGCCGGAGAACATCGGAAGGTTCTGTCCCCGAAGCGGACGCCTTTTGTCAGGTTCCCTTGGCTGTTGACCTGCAAAAAATCGATATGGAACGCATTTTCTTCTGTTGGAGCAGGAACGGATGACATGGTTGCCCGGAAAGACGTTGGCAACCGAAAATATGTCAGGTAAAGACAGGATTGTCGTTCGGTTGGATTGCCTGAGTCAGGCCCACCGGATGGAGTTTGCTTTTGTCGGTACACACCCCTTGGCGGGAGAAAGCAGACATCTTTCATCTGCTGTTTCGTCACGCCTTCGGGAAAGGGAGACAGGGAGGAGTCTTTCATTCTCTTTCATTTTCGGCGGAATGACCTGAAATGCCGCCTTTTTAGCTTCAGCCCCTTTTGTGTCCGGGTTATTGACCATAACCAAGCGCAATGATCGTCGGAATCCTACTCGAAAAATGTATTTTTCGCAAATGCATTCTAAAATAAGAAATAAACGGAATGCAACAGAGGGAGGAGATGCTCTCGCCCGGCCCGGGAACAGGAACGCATTGTTCGGGAAATTCATGCTAGGATAGCGGAAGTAAGGATTCCAGGCAGGAGTGCTGATTTTTTGGGGATTCGGTATGGCATTCTCCTCCGGTCAAAAAACAGGCCGTGTGACAGGAAACACAAAATAGAAGCACCTGAACTGAAGAGCGGAAACCGGAGGAATTGTGACAAAAGACAAGTCAGACGAGCATCCGTTGACTCCCGAAGAGAGAATCCTGGCCTTCTTGCGGGAAGAAGCCCAGAAGCCTGTCCGGAGCGACAGGCTCGTCGAAGCCGTTCTGAGAAAGAAGAAGGAAAGAAGTGACGTATCCAGAGCGCTCGACCGTCTTGTGGCGGAAAAGCAGGTCATTTTGCTGAAGGGGGGATATGCAGGACTTCCGGACAAACTTCATTTTCGGGAAGGAATGTTTTTATCTCACCCCGACGGCTATGGCTTTGTCGTGACTGAAGGACAGAGGGAGGATCTCTATGTTCCCCCGGGGGCAACAAAAGGAGCCATGCACCAGGACAAGGTCCTGTCCGTTCATCTGGGGACGGATCACCGGGGTCGTTCAGAGGGACAGGTCGTTGAAATCATCTCGCGGTCGCGTTCCTCTGTCGTGGGTGTCCTGCACGAGCTGAAAGGCGGATACTTTTTGTCTCCCCGCGATCCAAAAATTCCCCATGAATTTCTTGTTGTGGACAACGGCGCGGAAAAATTGCAAGAGGGAGAGCTCGCGGTTCTCGATATTCTTCGTTACCCCGAGCCCGGTCATATTCCAGAAGGAAAGATTTCCCGATTTCTGGGAGATCCGTCCGATCCGTCCGTTGACACGGATCTTGTGATCGCAACGCACCACCTGTCCATCTCCTTTCCCGATCGCGTCGAGGCAGAGGCAAAACGCATGGCGAGGGAAGTCGCGGTTGAACCTTCAGAAAATCGGGTAGATCTTCGACATCTCGAAATCATGACGATCGACGGCGACAGGGCACGCGATTTTGACGATGCTCTATCCGTCGTGGAGAATCCGGACGGGACTTTCCAGATCGGCATCCATATCGCGGATGTGGGGGCGTATGTTCTCCCGGGGTCCGAACTCGACAAGGAGGCTTTCCGGAGAGGGACGAGTGTCTATTTCCCGGACCGTGTGGTTCCGATGTTCCCGGAGGTTCTCTCCAATGGGGTTCTTTCCCTGAACCCGGACGAAGATCGTCTGGCACGGACGGTGATGGTCCGGATGAGTCCGGCCGGTCAGGTTCTGGAAAGCTCCATTTTTCGTTCGGTGATCCGGAGCCGGCTCCGGGCAACATACTCCCGGGTCCACCCCATACTGGCAGGAGAGTCCACGGATTCCCCGGAATCAAAGTTTTCTGTCCAACTCCGTTCTCTCTGGAAGCTCGCGAAGAACCTCCGGGAGGAACGATTTCAGAACGGGAGTCTGGATTTCGATCTGCCGGAACCGGAAATTGTTCTGGATCTGCGGGGTGAGCCTGTCGATATCATCCGTTCTCCACGATACCTGTCCCATTTTCTGGTCGAGGAGTTCATGCTTTTGGCGAACAGGATCGTGGCCGCAGAGCTGACCAGAAAATTTTCGATGGCGATGTATCGTGTCCACGAAACACCTTCTCCGGAAAAAACCGAATCTCTGGGCATTTTTCTGGGAGCCCTGGGAATTTCCATTCCCAAGCGCAAAGAAGGAAAGATGAAGGCCAGCGACCTTTCCGCTGTCCTGGAATCGACGCGGGGAACACCGTTGGAAAAAATGGTGCACTTTTCGGTTTTGCGCTCACTGAAACAGGCGCGTTACGACGTGTATCCCCTGGGGCATTTTGGTCTGGCGATGGACGATTACACCCACTTTACCTCACCGATTCGGCGATATCCGGATCTGATTGTTCACCGCCTTCTGGATCTTCCGGAGGGACGTCCTTCCGGGGAAGGTTCCTTTTACCCGCTGGAACAGGTGGCTGTCCAGGCCTCTGAGCGGGAAAGGGCATCTGTCGAGGCCGAACGGATGGCTGTTGACCTCAAGAAAATCCGGTTCATGGGACAGCATATCGGGAAGAAGTTCTCTGGTTCGGTTTCGGGGGTCACCGGGTTCGGATTTTTTGTTGAGCTTTCCGATGTTTTGGTGGAGGGGCTGGTTCCTTTTTCGGCCCTCAATGACGACTATTATGTCTATGATGAAAAACACCACCTTTTAAGAGGGGAAACAACCCGAAAGACCTACCGGATCGGGGACAGGCTTGAAGTTGTGGTTGTCCGGGTCGATAACGAGCGCTTGCGCATCGAATTTGCGCTGGATCAGGAGGGGCGCCCGGAGTCTTTGCAGAAGGTCCGGAAAAAAAGAAAAGGCAAAAAGAATCGGAGCCAACGGGCCGGAAAGTCCAGAAAGAAAGGATCTGCTAAGGGGTAACCCCGATCGCCTTTTGACTTTCGGTGGATGCATGGGTGAAGTCTTCGGAAGCTTTGTGATACTCGTTAGAGGCTTGTGAAGGGTTCCCGAGCTCTCCGTATTCGGAGGCCGACTGCAATCTCGTCAGGCCGGCGTTGGCATATTTGTTTGCTGCAGAAAGATGGTTTAAAATGACGCTTTGTTCGTTCGCGTCCTTCTCCATCTGTTTG
The sequence above is drawn from the Leptospirillum ferriphilum ML-04 genome and encodes:
- a CDS encoding DUF2062 domain-containing protein codes for the protein MTTPDNRYGRWKEKLFKLVRNDPDPVKVSLAMALGFSAAFLPPFGFHTLLVMGLGYLFRVSVPLAILGTWINNPWTFIPVFLPSYVLEIKLGGILLEKKLNFPSLSALSRMPYKTVIAQIKLVLWPFIVGSVVFSCAVFVTSFFLVYGFLKYRKGFSSLPL
- a CDS encoding OmpA family protein — translated: MPIANFNPLFSRRTLLSVLFFLTLSGCAHQNGQKSLAPGPDDSNRLPGIIVSGHSRSFHPQQKVESSPQIYSSPPKTAPVQVAKTTRPVAKPTRSAPAKKLPLQKDIYFSFNSKKISYANLSVLHAYSRLLRKNPRLALRLYGHTDPVGSSRFNHKLGLERALAARRVLLATGVPAKRIFVFSEGKKMSREFPECKKPNPVCYARDRAVRIKVVKMKILSGISKNHKPKKRT
- a CDS encoding OmpA family protein, producing the protein MRFNKTLMGLSILFAGILVTGGCASTNGAGAGTQSNTTESTPAPAPAPAPEASNASSTQSDIESSLSRDITYGFDKSVLTSEDRRILKKDAAILNANPTVHVVIAGHADERGTDTYNIVLGQKRAKAAMMYLVNLGIKKNRIKIVSYGKRTIPGYDLCSDHNEQCWSKNRIAHLMKITM
- the rnr gene encoding ribonuclease R, translated to MTKDKSDEHPLTPEERILAFLREEAQKPVRSDRLVEAVLRKKKERSDVSRALDRLVAEKQVILLKGGYAGLPDKLHFREGMFLSHPDGYGFVVTEGQREDLYVPPGATKGAMHQDKVLSVHLGTDHRGRSEGQVVEIISRSRSSVVGVLHELKGGYFLSPRDPKIPHEFLVVDNGAEKLQEGELAVLDILRYPEPGHIPEGKISRFLGDPSDPSVDTDLVIATHHLSISFPDRVEAEAKRMAREVAVEPSENRVDLRHLEIMTIDGDRARDFDDALSVVENPDGTFQIGIHIADVGAYVLPGSELDKEAFRRGTSVYFPDRVVPMFPEVLSNGVLSLNPDEDRLARTVMVRMSPAGQVLESSIFRSVIRSRLRATYSRVHPILAGESTDSPESKFSVQLRSLWKLAKNLREERFQNGSLDFDLPEPEIVLDLRGEPVDIIRSPRYLSHFLVEEFMLLANRIVAAELTRKFSMAMYRVHETPSPEKTESLGIFLGALGISIPKRKEGKMKASDLSAVLESTRGTPLEKMVHFSVLRSLKQARYDVYPLGHFGLAMDDYTHFTSPIRRYPDLIVHRLLDLPEGRPSGEGSFYPLEQVAVQASERERASVEAERMAVDLKKIRFMGQHIGKKFSGSVSGVTGFGFFVELSDVLVEGLVPFSALNDDYYVYDEKHHLLRGETTRKTYRIGDRLEVVVVRVDNERLRIEFALDQEGRPESLQKVRKKRKGKKNRSQRAGKSRKKGSAKG